The Corynebacterium mycetoides genome includes the window GAAGTATTTTGGCACCTTTTCCCAGTTCGCCGGCACCGACACGCGTGTAATTACGGTCGACGACGACATGATGTACCCGCGCTGGTTCGCCCCAAAACTGCTCAACGCCTCGGACGCGGACCCCGACCTTATCGTGGCGTACCGCGCGCACCTGATGACGTTCGACGGCGACAAGCTTGACAACTACCGGCGGTGGAAGGCGGTGTACACCACGGCGCCGTCGCATCGGCATTTCGCCACCGGGGTGTCGGGGGTGGCGTACCCTCCGTCAATGGTGGACTACGTCGCCAGCCTGGGGACAGAGTTTTCCCACCACGCACCCAAGGCCGACGACGTGTGGCTCAACGCGTGCGCGGTGCGCTCCGGCCACAAGGTGCGGCAGGTGTTCCCGCACCCGCGCGAGTTCTCCATCGTGCCTGGATCACAACGCACGGCGCTGGTGCGCAAGAACCTCGGGGGCGGCGGAAACGACGCACAGCTCGACGCAACGTACACCGAGGAGGATCTGGCGAAGCTCCGCGCAGGGGAGTAGCTAGACAAATAGCTCGGCGACGGCCGCGCGGTCCACCTTTCCCGGGCCCAGCTGGGGCAGGGCGGCGAGATGGCGCACCTCCTTGGGGACTTGCCAGCGGGGCAGGTCCGCGAATGCGTCCATGAGGTCGGCCACGGTGGCTGAGCCGGCGTATGCGGCGCAGATCCGGTGGCCGAGCCGCTCGTCCGGCACACCGACGACGCAGGCGTTTACAACCCCGTCGACGCGGAGCATGACGTTTTCGAGGACTTCGGGATGGAGTTTCAGTCCGCCCGAATCGATGATGTTGTCGAGCCGGCCGGAGACGGTGAGGTGGGCGTCGACAAGCGTGCCCGCGTCGGAGGTGGCGAACCAGCCGGGCTCCGCGAATGCCTCGTGGTCGCGGAGGTTGCGGTAACCGTGGGCGACCATGGGGCCGCCGAGGTGAATGCGGCCGTCTGCGACCCGGACTTTCGCGCCGGCGATCGGACGGCCGTCGTAGACGCAGCCGCCGGAGGTCTCGGAGGAGCCGTAGGTGGTCACGACATTGATGCGCAGCTTTCTCGCCGAGTCGAGCAGCGCCGGGTGCGTGGCCGCGCCGCCGACGAGGACCGCGGAGTACAGTCGCAGCGCGTCGATGCCCTCGAGCGAGCCCAGGGTTTTCCCCAGCTGCATCGGGGTCAGCGAGGTGTAGCAGCGCTCGCCGGTGTCCGCGAGCGAACGGGACTTGGCGGCGAAATCCGGGATGCTGAACCCGCGCGAGAGGTCGACGAACTCGGGCTCGGTTCCCGCCACCAGGCTGCGGACGAGCACCTGGAGGCCGGCGATGTAGGCGGCGGGCATGGCGAGCAGCCAGTGGCCCTCGCCCCCGAGGTGCTGGTGGGTGGCGTCCGCGCTGGAGATCAGGTTCGCCGCGGTCAGCTGGGCCCCCTTCGGGGTGCCCGTCGAGCCGGAGGTGGACACTACCAGGGCGATGTCGCCGTCGATACGCTTGCCGACGCCCTGCGTGTTCCTCAGCACGTTCGCCCGCGCCGGGTCGTCGGTGGGGAC containing:
- the menE gene encoding o-succinylbenzoate--CoA ligase, whose protein sequence is MTHVLEVLPVDPRDPLAILPDIEEALAGQRSLLPVPTDDPARANVLRNTQGVGKRIDGDIALVVSTSGSTGTPKGAQLTAANLISSADATHQHLGGEGHWLLAMPAAYIAGLQVLVRSLVAGTEPEFVDLSRGFSIPDFAAKSRSLADTGERCYTSLTPMQLGKTLGSLEGIDALRLYSAVLVGGAATHPALLDSARKLRINVVTTYGSSETSGGCVYDGRPIAGAKVRVADGRIHLGGPMVAHGYRNLRDHEAFAEPGWFATSDAGTLVDAHLTVSGRLDNIIDSGGLKLHPEVLENVMLRVDGVVNACVVGVPDERLGHRICAAYAGSATVADLMDAFADLPRWQVPKEVRHLAALPQLGPGKVDRAAVAELFV
- a CDS encoding glycosyltransferase, whose amino-acid sequence is MWIDYAARQALNSVGAFVRAPRLKLAANATSLSFPQQGDTVISLTTHGNRMSASVAAITSLLMGTELLPVFLWLDRDDFEADWPEGLRGLVDRGLQVRCSDGAFGPHTKYFGTFSQFAGTDTRVITVDDDMMYPRWFAPKLLNASDADPDLIVAYRAHLMTFDGDKLDNYRRWKAVYTTAPSHRHFATGVSGVAYPPSMVDYVASLGTEFSHHAPKADDVWLNACAVRSGHKVRQVFPHPREFSIVPGSQRTALVRKNLGGGGNDAQLDATYTEEDLAKLRAGE